One Fundulus heteroclitus isolate FHET01 chromosome 8, MU-UCD_Fhet_4.1, whole genome shotgun sequence genomic window, TTGCCTTGTGtttacctccatccatcttcccaccatcactgacaagctgctctgtatctgctgaaggaaagctgccccacagcctgatgctgccaccattaCAGAGATGGTAGGTTCAGTGTCAGCATTCTGTTACACACAACATTTTGCATGGAGGCCAAACAGTTGCTTTCATGTTTATGGTGCCGCCTACAAACATGAAACGATAAACCGTTGCAAATCACTGCCCGTTTGCACTTTTACAAGTCCTAATGAGCATGTAAAAGGTTCCTGGGcaattttctgtcacttttctttccaaaagacaaacaataaagttgcttgttttgttctgttaagTTTTACAGCTGCCATATTCCAATATCCTTCGATGTTtaatcacatttgtttttatttttaagcactATATCTAATGAAAACTACGAGCCCAGTAAGCCATTGATCCATAACTATTAGCTTAATGTGTGAGCTTCGCGGCTGATAAGCTGTTAGTCTGGGTTTCTTTAGCAACAGGTCAGAGATAAGGTAAAAATGGTCAAAGTGGCTCTGTTCAATGATCAACAGATACACATAGTGTGCGTGGGAAGTCTTAAACCACTGGTCAATCCTGTCTGGCCCGGTTATCTGTGAGAACAAGGTCTGGACACTGACACTGTCAGTGTGCCAGTGATAAGACCAGACAGGgcagggatttaaaaaaagtctgttttaagTCCGCAGCTGctccagaaataaaaatgtagcaGGAAATTATTCACGTTTTTTTCCTGATATTTTACAAGAATCTACGCTGATTACTATTGCAGCTCAACTCATAACGATTAACAGAGAAAACGGGAAAACTGCACATTGCTTCAGAGGCGCGTTGCTAAATTTATGGACATCCACCAACAGTTTAGCTTAGCTATAATAAAACAGTCTGCCCTGTTTGTCGGCCCGTCTCAACAAGATCAGAACCGTCAAAGCAGCGGGACCGGGTCAGGTCGCCCTCACACCGCCTGCAGTTAGGGGTCATCAGGAATGGACTTATTGACCCGAAAAACAGACGGATGTGTTCAATCCAGTAAAACAGAGAATATATTACCTCTGTTGTTGTGGGCTTTCCTACAAAAGGTGAGCTTGACTTTGTTATGTTGTGATGAGTTTCTGAGTTTGTGTCCATTGAGGATGGATGAAATATGGAAACCTTACAGGAAAAAGTCAATACACCATTCAAGAGggctgtatataactgatgagCGGTATTTATCATCTTATAGATGGCTAATAAATgctttatatgtttttaatctgtaaacactCATTAATAAGcatttattgcacattaacTATGTGGGACCTAGAGACTAAACTGAATGGTTTCGTTGGCAAATAGTGAGCCTAATCTGTTCAACAATATATTCCATCTAAAGTTCGTAAGCACAAAGCGGTCAGTTCTGTCTCTTGGGGAACCttaattaatgcataataaacacttatgacagttataaagtgtttacagattcatttataacatttaaaacTATTAAAGATCTATAAGGacagccttattgtaaagtggtgcTGTTATTTTAATGATCAACAAGTGAATTCATAAAAAAGATGCACCATATTTGAACTGCAGTAATAAACTGTTCATTTGCACTTGTGATGGCTTAAGtgtcattaaataaatatttcacagcATCTGTTAGTGAACATGTGCCTTCAGTGGTGAAATTTAAATATTGAGAAACAGCGTGTTTTGGGCTTGTATTGCCAACGAACGTTAGCCTGACTAGATCTGGCTAAATGCGATGCAACATTGGATCCAACATGGGTTTCGTTACAGATGCTGTGCTGTATTAATAGCTAGTGTCAAAACTGGAAGATTTACTTTCAGAAGAAAATATAAAGTCTCAAAGATCAGTGTTTGCCTTCTTCTGgtgcactttttttctttttttttaatccagagCTAAAACCAAGAGCAGAAGCGGCAACAGGTTTTGTGTCTGTGCAGCTAGATGCAGATAATGTTATGAGTTAGAGTTATGAAAAGCATGACATCATTGATGCTGGAGACCAGCAGGAACACTGAGCACAAAAGTTTATGTGTCTGAGCAACGTTGATGTAAATTCCCTCTTGATTCCGAATTTCATGAAGGAAGGCGACTTGCTGTGCAGGGACCACGTACGCCCCAGCAGACTAGCACACCAGATCAACCCGTGTAGGGTTAACTGGGTCTTGACTGAACTGCTGATGTATCAGAATCATTATTCTGAAGTAGAATGATTGTTATTTATGAAATATAATGATGTTGATAACTAATCCACATCACTAACAGTCTTATTGCTTCTTCTTTTGGCTTAAGTCTCCAACATTCCTTAAGAGCTTAAGCCTCTCAGCATACACAATTATACATGAGGTGTGGACGTTAAGGACAGTAAAGGCCTGTCACACATCAAAAATATAACTGCTGTGCAGAGGTTACCTGAACGGCACTTAACACAGGATTAACTAACTCTTCCAACCAAGCAGACGTCGATGCTGTGCTGTCAAACTGACATTCAAGACATAAAGCGACTGTAatgcaaactgttttttttttcctcggaTGTTAACTATGCTGCTTTTGTGTGTTGTGTTCGCTGCTTCTGCCGCCGCGGTAAAGACGCATGTTTTACTACCCAATTGTGTGTAGGTAGCTACAATATTTCAACCAACCAGTTTTCCGTTTAGCTacatgtattctttttttttgtctgggctTCAATAGCTTGGATAATCCTAGCATAAATACTTGTTTCCCCAACGTTCACCCCACGGCAGGCGCGCCGGAGAAGAACCGCTGGCTTCAGAAAAGCAACAACGGCCCCGCTGAGAGCAGATGAGGCGTGATTTAAGCTTTCCGAAATAACAAACAACTAAGTTACAGCCTTTTATGATCTGTAGAAATGCGTCTCTCTGAATGATCTTTGACAGATTTCTAATGCAGGCTGGACTTTTTCCACAAAGCGACCTGATAAAACAGGCCCGTCACCGTCTGCTCTAAAACTGCGTGTCAGAAAAGTGGAGTCGGGACATAAACAAGCGAGGCGCTTCATGTGGGTTATTTTGGGTCCGGCCAAGCCCTCGCACACAGCTGTTTGCGAATCAACCCGCCGAACAAAGCCAAGACGATGAAAGACCCGCAGTTCAGTTGCCGCTCCGTCAGACGGCCTCTTTATGACTGTGTTTTTACTTCGCCTTGCCAGGTACCGGTAAAAAAGTACCTCCATCCCTTTGAACTGGTTCAAATCGTGTCCCTTTATTGCCACAAACTTAGTAAGCTGTGCTCAGGCTTGTTGAAAGCCGAGACAAAAAAAGGCATGCATCCTCGGGAAAGGGAAAGGAAAAGGAAACGGATCAAAGGCTTTAACTTCTGTACGCTCCAGGAATCTGGCTCTAATGGAAGAGAAGCAAGAATAACGGtagtggcagcaccatgctgcgGTGGTTCAAGGCgcatagtaaaaaaataaaataaaaaaagactatttactaattgggtgacttctgaagggCGTTAAAGCGAAGGGGGCCGAATCCAAACTAATTTAtcccacaaaataaacaaaaacaactttccGTCCACTTCACTGttatgttctgctttgaaaTCCACCAAACTTTCCAAGTTATATCGTtagaaaaatctgaataaaataaaataaaaagctgataatagcagaaatgtttttgGAGCGCCAGACGAACAGCGCGCTTTGGACacaagaaggggggggggggggggggggggggggggggggagatacGTTTGACACGGAAACTAAAAACGGCAGACGCACATAAATGGGTTCAGCAGCGCTGGAAACAAAGCCAGCGGCTCGTCGCGTCCCCCCACCTCCATTTGCCATTTGTTCTCCGGAGCAACTTCCTCCTCACAACTGAGCCAACCGGAGTGGGCTGTGTGGCCAGACCGGATCGGGTTACTGCTCTGTGAGGGTGCAGCAACAGATGGCAGGCCACGGGGGGatgcaatgtaaaaaaaaaaaaaaatcacaataaacagcaccaaaaaaataaataaaaaacaaagaaaaactgttttgacACAATTAAAGCCCCCCCATCTGGTTTCAGGATGAGCCCCCCCTTACCTCCTGCATGCGCCTCCTGGCCGCCTCCAGCGCGTCCTCGTAGCCTTTCTGCCTCAGCTCGCTCAGGCTCTCGTAGTACTCCTCCGAGTCGTCGGTCTCGGAGAACAGCACCTGGGAGAGGATCCTCCAGCCGCAGGTGTCCAGGGCATGGCCCAGGTACACCTGCAGCTGGTAGCACAGCGCGTCCGTCTCCCTCGGCGACATGTCCGGGGCGCCGAACAGCACCGTCCACACGCCGGACTGCTCCTCCGGGAAGGAGGGCAGGCACGGCTCCAGGTCCGAGTTGACGGCGCACAGCAGCTGGTGGGCCGCCCGCAGGTCCTGGAAGGAGAACAGGCCGGCCCAGCTGAAGTCCTCGCGGAGGCCGGCCTCGCCGTCTCCCGGCTCTGCGTCCTCCGGGGACGAGGGGACGTCCGCGGAGTCCAGGATCTCCATGTCCATCTCCTTGGGCGTCACGATGTCCCAGGACCCTAATGTGGGACTGCTGGCGCACTCGGGCGCCTTTGAACGGCCGCTTTTTACAGCGTTGCCCCCATCTCCGGTGTTTGTTGCGGCTTTTCCTGTCGGGACAGAGTGCGGTCCAACTTTATCAGCTTGACAGGCTTCGGCTTTTTTCGCTTTGGCCGGACTCtgagcggcggcggcggcagcggcggGGCTACAATCCAAGTCCAGAAAAGTGCTCCGTCTCTGGACGGTTCTGTTGTGGCAGGTTATGGCGAACTTTCCCTCGACGTCGTTCCAGGCCACGATGAAAACGAATTTGTGCCTCTCTTTCTCGTCGAACACCCTGGGTCGCACTGACACCCATCCGGACTCCAAACTATCCTCCATGGCGAAAGACATCTCATCCAGCCGCTGGACGACGCACGCGGGCTCGCTGTCGTTTCAGAAATTAATTTGTTCGGCCGCCGAGGCTAAAGGCTACTGCTAGTTGACGACGGCGGCGGAGAGAAATGACCCTTCGGCCAGCTTTTGGCGTTAAAACAACAAAGGCTCTCCTGTTCGGTAAGCCAGCTGCGTGCGCGAGAGCAGCGAGAGAACGCAGTCAACGACGTTATCCCACCGAGCTCCGGGATTTGCGGTTCAGACATCGAGCCCGAGCGAGCGCACGCGTCCCCGGACGTCGCTCTTTAAAGGAGCACAGCCTCGCGGCTTCGCGTTGCGGCGCATAACGTCGGTTGCCATAACACCTGGCCGCTCACCTGGCCGAAGCTCGAGCTCACAGTGCGCTCCTTTGTCCGCTCAGACAATGCGGTCGCGCGACTCTGCTCGCCTCTCCGTGTCACGTGTGAGCTTCTGTTTACAAGCACAAGATGCGTGCGCGTTTGTCAAATCCGGGGAGGGACTTAACGCTCCGCACGTTGTGTTCAGGGTCCACAGTTTAATCGGAAAGACGAACTTTCTTGATTCTTGGTTGCGAATTTCAATCAGAAAACCGTCTATTGTCATTCTAAAATTGTTTTACATTACTCCTTGCTATAACTACTTTAGATTGATCTaaccctgttttgtttttaatggtatAAGCAATGCTAgcttatattttaaatgtttatatatatatatatatatatatatatatatatatatatatatatatatatatatatatatatacaaacagtAGGCTACTGTGGGCCTTGATAGAGTCGGGCTAGATTTTCTCCTTTGTTGCAGTAATTTTATTAAATCGAATGGACCATGGACCTTATATTGTTTATGGACAAAGTGGGCAGCCAGTTACAAATTTGAAGCAAGGAAATtgacaagaagaaagaaaagggagGAAGGGTGGAAGGAATCCAGCACACAGCAATGACAACATATTCAGATGGACCCCTCTTGGTTCTCAGGTACTTTTTTGCCCTGGATAAGTGCCCTCTGCTGgggctcttttttcttcattcataaacattacaaaataaaacaaaaataaaaacatttctgcctCTAATTACCCACAAAGCGTGTTGATATTCAACAGGTAATTATTAGAGTTATGATAATTTTGCATAGGCCTGATCCATAGCACTCACAAGCCCCCGCTTGAAATCCATAATTTCAAAGCCTTGACCAACTGTTTAccagtggtgtcaaaagtacacacatttgttacttaagtagaagtatagatactgcagtttaaaaacactctgataaaagttgaagtatcaacttgacctctttactcaagtaaaagtgaaaaagtatgtgctccaaaaactacttaaagtataaagtaacctttaaaaaaatgccactatatgaattaaaagcttaatttaaacactgattagttctacatgtggcccaagacacaacataaacattaacccattagtcaaagacaaagtcactcaaggagcatgttctctctcaaactttattggaatttAATTTCAAACAGAGATAGAACATAAATGTGAGTTCCATCAAATACCTAAGGTAAACTATAccctttggtgcaaaaacattctTTGTAGTTtgtagacagagagagagagagagagagagagagagagagagagagagagagagagagagagagagagagaataactATAGAATAGCTCAAAAACGAGTGTTTGCGTTATATGACTCATCAAATTACACTAGTTCTCACTAGGTGTGGATGGCGCCAATGATCTGCATTGGATGGCGCACAttacgtgaaataaatatttataaattttaaactgaagccaagagtaacgagtaacgtttgttttaaaaatgtaaggatagaaagtacagatacttggtgaaaatgtaatgagtagaagtaagaagtaggaagaaaaataagtaatggagtaaagtatagatacctaaaaagtgtacttaagtacagtaacaaagtatttgtactttgttacttgacacctctgctgTTTACTGACGTTTATCAGATTCATGAATAGAGAAGGGGGGGTAGATGCAGACAGTTGCAGCAGACAGAGAATGCACAGATAGTCTCACTGTGATTCAAATCAAATAATTTTGTTCAAACTTCAAGAGTTGAGGAAACGTTTTGCTCAGTAATTAACTTTACAAACTAATATATACGCAATGCTAAATATGTTGCTGTATGATTTATAGCAGTCTGCAGAAATTGGTGAATAGGTAATGTTattaccctgcctctcgcctagtgaacgctggagataggcaccagcaacccccgcgaccccatgagggattatgcgggtcagaaaatggatggatggatggtaatgttatttttataataattgtCCTATTGTTACCATTAACTACCCAAAGTAGGTTTCTGATTAGAAATGAGAGGTAGGTCTTCAGCTAAGCAGGATGTCAGTCTGGTGGGTATATTGAAATCGTTAATGTTTTATTCTGAGCGTAATGCCTCAACTCAgtgagaaaacacaaaaacaatatatattgtgttCTCAGCTTTATAGAAGTTTCAGTAAGTCATTCTTGATTGCGCAAAGTAATTATTTTCAGTGCAATTATTAAAATCTTCACAAACGAGAGCCACTGAAAGTAATCTAAATTACAGCTTTAATCTTTTTCCCCGTAGACTGATTGAGTTCTCCCAGGTACCGTGAAAGCACCACAGCCTTTGCCCTTTCCTTTCAAGATCTAATTGAATAAAGGACAAACATTACGGACAGGGAACGGCCAATATCTCCTAtgtttttcatgtaatttatttaattgtcctttatttatttcctcAAGCGCACTCCGACTTTGCAAACCTACCTTTCTCCTTCAACCGACGTGCACGAGGAGCATAAACATCTACACGTGGGCAAATCTATGACGTAATCACGCACAACACGCACTGTCTGTAGGCCAAGTGACGTGTATAGCAAGCAGAGTGGATCAAAAGTCCTTTAAGGACAAAATGAAGATGGGAACGTTTGTACGGTCCCATTTATGACATTGTTTAGAAAAAATACTTCTTTTAGtcttaatgtttttatattttctactttttatGTTCACAccgctaaaaaaaataatccactgTAGTATGAACCCTGGAAATATTTACAAGGAGGATGTAATTTTATGCATCTTGTCCTTTTGTTCTTATATTTTGGTCCTCAGCCAATCTTCTGCACTTGTTTCCATTAGTGCTGAAGGGTTGTCATTCTTAAAAGGTGCCTTGATTACTGAGCAGACGTGTGTAAAATGTAGTATttaacaagttaaaaaaaatactcattaaTTTTATCTTACAGTTAAAGTAAACTTTCAAGTTAAATTGGTGTCAATAAATTTCTGTTAACGCTGAAGAGTCTCATGTTTGTTAGACAAAACacaattatatataaatatatacatacaatttatatatatatatatatatatatatatatatatatatatatatatatatatatatatatatatatatatatatatacacacgcaCAAGTATATTATATACACTGTAGAAGTTTACTGCTGGATCTTTAATTTTTCAAGCGTATCACCATTCTGAGTATCGTTCTCTGATTAAAGATAAGATCTTCTTTTAGTGAGAGTGGGAAAACTCAAGTTGGTTCCATGAGACATATAATGTGTTTGGATATCTAGgggaaagaaaaagtaataacATGTTTTTAAGCAAGGGAAGTGTTTCAAGAGAAAACCACTTCACGCTGTGTCACTAGCAGATCCAGACATGAATAAACAGGAAATCAAAAACTCCCACAGGAGAGCCAGGCTTTAAAACAGGCCCACATACAGTAAGTGCATCCGAGATTCATCTCTTTCCCCCTTTTGGAACAGAGTATACTAACTATACCAGAGGACGCTGTTACACTGGCATGGAACCTCGCATAGAGGTTGAATCTCAATATAAAGACGCTTAAACCTCTTTGTCTTCTCAATTTGGTGTCTCCACATAAAAGATCGACATTTCTTTCTGCCTTTAACTGAACTGTTCAGATGGATGAAGAACCAACTGCTTATTTAAAGTACAGTCGCTACATGGGGTGCAGACATTGTATTATATTTTTCAGGTTATTGACTTGGTAACACCACAAACAAATAATATGAATGATATAACTAACTGCTGTACCTAAttggtaaaaatgtaacatatgCGTGTACAGTTTATTTCAGCTATTCTTTGAATGGTTAAAGAGATTTGTTAGACagcatgtttttaataaagaaccCACAAAggtcatggtaactctggagctCAGGTACAAGAGTCACAACTATTTGTTATCTACGCTACAATTGTGAGTTCATGGAAGCCAAGCAAGCATAAAGCCATCGTTATTTGTCACTGAAAACCAAGTCTGCCAAGCATCCCCATGATGAAACACGTTGGCGACAGCCTAACGCTGTGGGACCgattttcttcagcagcaacagggaAGCtcatcagagttgatgggaagatggagggAGCTCAATGCAGAGCCAACCTGGGAAAAACACCTCTTAGAGACTGTAAAAGACAAGGTggatgttcaccttccagcaggaaaacagctctaaacatacagcctgaGCTACAATCTAAGggttttttataaatataactACTTATACAGCATGTTAGAATGGCTCAGGCAAGGTCTAGACCTAAATTCAGAATGTGTGACAGGACCTAAAACCAGCTGTTTGCAAGTATTTCCCACTTAATATGATAGAGCTTGAGGTATTTTGAATTTGAAAGAATttatattttctctctctctctctctctctctctctctctctctctctctctctctctctctctctctctatatatatatatatatatatatatatatatatatatatatatatatatatatatatataaaaatcatgTATGCCTTTTCTTCCAATTCATAAGTATGCCCTACTTTGTGTTTACTTATAACGTTCTGTTCCAAAAATACATCAAAAGTTGTGGTTgtagtgtgacaaaatgtaaaggaaaaaaaaggattacaGGATATGAAGGTATTTACAAGACATTATAAACCTCTGGGTTAGAGGAAATTAACTGAATTTGCTCTGCAACTCGTATGTTGTCTCATTTTCACTTTGACCAAACTATATCAAAACCATCTGTGTCTATTAAGAATAAATGGGaatcttaaaggcatactatgcaacatttttcagttaattaatgtgttccatactgttttggatgattaaatgagtcatttcaggtcgaacaaaggttttctcggccgccctggtggtctgtgggggaaataccgtatttgcaattgcaagagccctcggcccgcacacacaggctcagaagtctcgtgcatcgTGAGAGTCgttcttgctttacggcgagaactccatgcgtttttgccctgccatatactatatgcacgcacgaaagcaacaacaaagaatcGCATGTTAACTTCAAATAAagatgcaagcatatcaagttttttttttttttattattattattatttttatttatttattttgaatgttggcgaggtgGTAGCGTTGCGGGAAaacctgatgttcataccttcactgtgttagtcattgtttgtactgccgttttttcgacttttcgttgcgttcgcctgtctgctaagctcaaaacaaccgcgcctggcttgacggaggaaccagaacagctgagcatctttacgacagtgcacttttactttcgccctctggggggagcctcgctggaaaatcaaccccggttgcatagtatacctttaaagggaTTATAGTTGattggggcaaaaaaaaaaaaagacacacagacTGCTAACAGTTGGTTATTCTGAAGCAAAGGCCAAAGGTTATGCATTAAATAGATGGGAAATCTATTTAAGTTGAATAGCTTGTCTTGTTTTTCTCAAcacatttgaaacaaaaaaataataatacaattattCCCATTTTTCGCTGATGTTTCTACAAAACTCACAACCCTCACATGCCGATTTGGTTCTTTGGtagcttttattcatttatttctagTTTCACACAACATCAGGTACATTTGGAGTGTTATGGCAGTAGCTTGATGCTCGCGGTACAGTAATCTGACATGGTTTGTGATCTGACTCAAACATCTACAGCAGTCCTACGAGATATTGTGAAACGgtagtcatttatttttatcttttattttctcacaCAAACTGAGAATAGTCCTAAAAAGGCACGGTCTAATCTTCTAGGGTTTATAAACTTGGTGGGAATGTTCTTCTGCTGTTAATCAGAGGCCTTCTCTTTCGGGTAGCAGGGCGTCTGTGGGAGGGGTTGGATCAGGCATTGTGGGTGGCCTTCTCAAAAAGAGCGTTGAGCTGCTCCTTGCTGGTGGGCTCTTTTTGTTGCATCAGGTCAGCGTGTCCTTTGGTAATGCCCCATTCATCGGGCTTGGACATGGATGGACAGAATGGACGCCCGGAGGCGGGCTTTAGTGTCTCCCAGAAGTCCCGACGGGCCCTTCACAGAGGAGCATTTCACATTAGTTTACCCGCTGatccttttatttattctggTCAAAAAGGAAAGCGGGTAAGACAAAACGTTTCGGGAAGTACCTACCTAGCTCTGACCCAGGGCTTCGTGTGCAGCGTCAAGCCGTTCCCCCAGCTGTCGTGCTTCTCGGAGCCAGCGGGCAGGAAACCCCGCTCAGGCGACAGCTCCTCAGCCAGAGCACGGACGTGGTAAGGCTCGAATCCGCAGCAGCCGCCGATGAAGCGAATGCCGGCGTTGTATGCTTCCCGGGCATATTTCTGCATGTCCCACCTGGTCAGGATCCTGGGCTCCAGAGCTGTCAGGGAAGAAAACGCAAATGAGGCGGTCCGTCGGTGTCGCCGGTGTGTCGGGTCGAGGGGGGACATGTTGAGGTTTGAGCTGCTCACCGAACGGGAACTCGGGAAGATCGATGAATCCCTGCCGGTTGCAGTCGGGGGTGTGGAAGCCCAGCGGCTGGGACATGTAGTGGGCCTTCAGACCGGCCTTCTCCACTCCCTCCTTCATCAGCTTCACAGTCTTCACGCAGGTCTCCGGGTCAAAGTGACAGTTAATGCCAACAATCTGGGCCCctgtaaaacaagcaaagaacTCTGTTCCTAAAGGGGTGGCCAAGGGAGTGCCTGACATTTAAAACTGGCATGCTGTTAAGATCAAAGAAAACCACCTATAGTGGTGTGATTAGGAGGCCCCATTAAATATGCTGTTCTTTAAGAGACGTTCATATGCTGAAAGCTGGTTTCTTTCCCTGCGCTGGAAGCCAA contains:
- the LOC118563968 gene encoding betaine--homocysteine S-methyltransferase 1-like gives rise to the protein MSGTPLATPLGTEFFACFTGAQIVGINCHFDPETCVKTVKLMKEGVEKAGLKAHYMSQPLGFHTPDCNRQGFIDLPEFPFALEPRILTRWDMQKYAREAYNAGIRFIGGCCGFEPYHVRALAEELSPERGFLPAGSEKHDSWGNGLTLHTKPWVRARARRDFWETLKPASGRPFCPSMSKPDEWGITKGHADLMQQKEPTSKEQLNALFEKATHNA